Sequence from the Triplophysa rosa linkage group LG22, Trosa_1v2, whole genome shotgun sequence genome:
CTGTAATGACATGAGGAGGTGTGGCTTTGAAGAGTGCTCCAAAGAGAGGGCAGTATATTTTCCCCTTTTGTGCATTTAACGCTAGCTTGCTATTTCTAGCATCTACAAAACTGCCTACCCcagctttaataaataaaatcaataataatataaaaatggtCCTAATTCATAGAAATACCATGTCATCAGTTAGTCTACTCTACACAAATATTCCCATTCCTAAAAAAGCGGTCTGTTTTGTCACTGTAGTAATTGTTTTATGATATCTGTGTAGGGTCATGGGTGGCGCTGGAGATGAACAGAAACTCTGCATCGCTCACGTCCTCCACCGCCTCGGTCCCGCCCCCTTTAGTGCAGGTTGTAGAGGAAGATGATGGGATGGTGGGGGGGTTAGAACACGTTCCTTCATCATCCTCCATTCACAATGGAGATATGGAGAAGATCCTGCTAGATGCCCAGCACGAGTCCAGTCGCAGTAACTCCTCTTGCGATAGGTAGATTCTTCTTACATTTCGTCTACTTTAATGGTAAACATTACGTACAAGATGTATGTACATCATGTACAAGACTTCTGAAAGTCATTCAAATTTAGCTTTTTATTTGTTGACAACCATCCAAATTTGTGACACACAGCTATTGTAATTTATATGAGTTTGGGGGAActgtttctttcatttttcgGCACAGTTATCTTTACAATATTTTGTACAGATGTTGTTTACATATTACATGTGCATACTTTATCTGCAAATGTCACATGAGGTATTGAGTATGACCTCATTTATAGGGAGCAGCGCTATAAACATGCATTCTAACTAAATGACGTGTTCTCACATTGACTCTAACCTGACACTGATAGGATACAGTCATAATAACACTTTATCTCTGAGTCATGTGATTCAGGATGTTTACTGTAAGAATACGTTTCTCTCACATGTACTTAATGATACAGAGGCCCAAAAATAATACTAAAGtcacttttaaaaaatgcatgaatatCATAGCTTAACAAAATATGAAATCAAGTGGTGTTTCTTTCAAGCTTAGCACTATAAGACGTTGATAACTTTTTTTAACTAAATTTATACAGTGCAGTTACCTGTAAACTGTCTTCACActttatgtatatactgtaattatttcatttcatactAAATCTCATTGATTTCTCCCTCAGCCCTCCTCGACCCCACAGTCCTCAGGACGAGGGGCAGATCATCTTTGACGTGGATATGAGGAGAGATAGTCAGGTACTTCCTCTTGAGAACTGTTTGTTGACTGTCCTGAAAGAAATTATGGCACATGTTTTAGCTTATCTTTATTACCTGTCATGGTTTGTTTACACATGTCTCTGGTTATGGATGCGTGTGTGTTGTATTTGTGCCCATAcaggaggaagtgatggagagaATTAGAGATGATGAAATCTTAATGAAGGACTCAGACCGCGTGGCAGATTGGTCAAGTAGACCGGAGAATGTTCCACCTAAGTAAGCCGATGTGAAAACCCAAAGATATAAAAACAGGCTCCCAAACACACTCCatatcatttataaaaattgAATGTTGTTGAACAATAGTAACCATTTGTATACAGTACTATACAGTtgtaaccatagtaaccactAGGATAATCATTCTGCTTAAGAAACACGTGCTGTGTCCCAGTTctatgcccttaaagtatgtaTGTACTGCTTTTGTTATGgtaaagtatatacatttttgtgcGTAGCAGAACTGTATGCACGCGAAACGGAAGTGACCGTTGTTGCCGAGACGACACTGTGATCCTTAACTGTCACGAACATCAAATTAAAGCTCTTCTatgcatttaagtatttattcattgattattcatttattaatttagcaaagcatcttttattaatgcagtgcagcgtcactaaactccgccctctcgctgtgagttgtgggtaatttTAGCTGTCCATGGATTCACACTTCGAATTTTCACcggaaacagtagaccatcTGGGTACTTTGAGAGtactcatttcagcatactatgatttgggacatactaattctattttcgaatactatttaggacggatagtatgcgaattgaGACGCAGCTACTGTTACTtcacttttataaaactgtAGGTAATCTTCCATgggaataactcaattttgttTACCCTCTCCGCTTCTGTAAGATGAAGATTTACCTGAGAAGCTTGGCTTGAATTTATCAATTCTGACATTATCATGGAcaaaaaactagggctgtcaaaagattaatggcatccagaataaaagtttgtgtttacataatatatgtctg
This genomic interval carries:
- the bnip3lb gene encoding BCL2 interacting protein 3 like b; the encoded protein is MQATLHIATMSDAAAPADNNGEAGLNGSWVALEMNRNSASLTSSTASVPPPLVQVVEEDDGMVGGLEHVPSSSSIHNGDMEKILLDAQHESSRSNSSCDSPPRPHSPQDEGQIIFDVDMRRDSQEEVMERIRDDEILMKDSDRVADWSSRPENVPPKEFHFRHPRRSVTLSMRKTGVMKKGGIFSAEFLKVFIPSLLLSHILVLGLGVYIGKRLTTPPASSI